Proteins from a genomic interval of Nocardioides jishulii:
- a CDS encoding polysaccharide biosynthesis C-terminal domain-containing protein, which translates to MNGSRHGRDAAITTVEDTAGETPNAELGRAARGAAVVLVGSALSALLGFAFVIMLGRTLGVEGAGVVLQVVAIFTIALSIGSLGLDTTAIWLVPRLRLQEPDLVRPALATLLVIGLAWSCLLVLGWYAVSRWLAAGASSSSPVREAVDVAAPFLVAAVLLTIAVAGTRALGTVYPFALIDRTLVPSLRIVLLAVGALGTGTVAVVLAWSVPWAAGAAVASVVLAVVARRRSRRGAGALPPRALVRRILAFATPRTVSNGLDQTLIWADVLIVGALAGAAAAGMYGAAARFVFAGFIVVTALRIAVGPRFSALVAQDDRRTLTELYSATAGWALVLGGPVYLTLAIFSPVVLGWLGGDFGDARLSMALLCVGALVLVGAGNVQTLLVMTGRAGLVMVNKTVVVAVNVTANVALVPHWGIEGAAVAWVASMLLDTVLASVQVHRTTGVRLPWRPVLRVLLALAACVAAPQLAVVASLGATTTSLVVGIAVGGLAFGSYLVADRKHLRLDQLRARA; encoded by the coding sequence CTGAACGGGTCACGACATGGGAGGGACGCCGCCATCACGACCGTTGAAGACACCGCTGGAGAAACCCCGAACGCAGAACTGGGGCGCGCTGCACGGGGTGCTGCCGTCGTCCTCGTCGGTTCCGCGCTGAGTGCCCTGCTGGGCTTCGCCTTCGTCATCATGCTGGGCCGCACGCTGGGTGTGGAGGGTGCCGGCGTGGTGCTGCAGGTCGTCGCGATCTTCACCATCGCGTTGAGCATCGGCTCGCTCGGCCTCGACACCACGGCCATCTGGCTCGTCCCCCGCCTCCGGCTCCAGGAGCCCGACCTCGTCAGACCGGCCCTGGCGACCCTCCTCGTCATCGGGCTCGCCTGGTCCTGCCTGCTCGTCCTGGGGTGGTACGCGGTGAGCCGGTGGCTCGCCGCGGGGGCGTCGAGCTCGTCGCCGGTGCGGGAGGCGGTCGACGTGGCGGCCCCCTTCCTGGTCGCAGCAGTCCTCCTGACCATCGCGGTCGCCGGCACGCGCGCCCTGGGCACCGTCTATCCGTTCGCCCTGATCGACCGGACCCTCGTCCCCTCCCTGCGGATCGTGCTGCTGGCCGTCGGCGCCCTCGGGACGGGCACGGTCGCGGTCGTGCTGGCCTGGTCGGTGCCCTGGGCAGCGGGTGCCGCTGTCGCGAGCGTGGTCCTCGCGGTCGTGGCACGACGCCGTTCACGGCGCGGCGCGGGCGCGCTGCCTCCACGTGCTCTCGTCCGCCGCATCCTGGCCTTCGCCACGCCTCGGACCGTCTCCAACGGGCTGGACCAGACGCTGATCTGGGCCGACGTGCTCATCGTGGGCGCCCTCGCCGGCGCTGCGGCCGCGGGGATGTACGGCGCAGCCGCGCGCTTCGTCTTCGCCGGCTTCATCGTCGTGACGGCCCTGCGCATCGCCGTGGGACCCCGGTTCAGCGCTCTGGTGGCCCAGGACGACCGTCGGACGTTGACCGAGCTCTACTCCGCCACGGCGGGGTGGGCCCTGGTCCTGGGGGGACCCGTCTACCTCACCCTGGCGATCTTCTCCCCCGTCGTCCTGGGCTGGCTGGGGGGCGACTTCGGGGACGCCCGCCTGTCAATGGCGCTGCTGTGCGTGGGCGCCCTGGTCCTGGTCGGGGCCGGCAACGTCCAGACGCTCCTGGTCATGACCGGCCGGGCAGGGCTGGTGATGGTCAACAAGACCGTCGTGGTGGCGGTGAACGTCACCGCCAACGTCGCGCTCGTGCCGCACTGGGGCATCGAGGGTGCCGCCGTGGCGTGGGTGGCCAGCATGCTGCTCGACACGGTGCTGGCCTCGGTCCAGGTGCATCGCACCACCGGGGTACGACTGCCCTGGCGCCCGGTGCTGCGCGTGCTCCTGGCCCTGGCCGCCTGCGTCGCGGCCCCCCAGCTGGCCGTCGTGGCCTCCTTGGGCGCGACCACGACGTCGCTGGTCGTCGGCATCGCCGTCGGCGGACTCGCCTTCGGGTCGTACCTGGTCGCCGACCGCAAGCACCTGCGACTCGACCAGCTTCGGGCGCGGGCCTGA
- a CDS encoding class I SAM-dependent methyltransferase, producing the protein MDDRQQLENYFATVDEAQLRLKATKPSDSRLRVAAKRLVPMDRRSQARMAVTNAVRPLERRKAARIEATTPRLRLHLGSGGEHKEGWINVDCVGDPVELAWNLAHGIPFGDASAEAIFHEHLFEHIPLRAGVGLMDECFRVLKPGGILRVGVPDAGALIRSYVGDGEYVDALHPGRPTGLIAVQELFYWHEHVTMFDDETLAMVFRAGGFPDPVRRKYGDTDLEWVPDTDTRASQTLYMEARKPLG; encoded by the coding sequence ATGGATGACCGCCAGCAGCTGGAGAACTACTTCGCGACGGTGGACGAGGCCCAGCTCCGGTTGAAGGCGACCAAGCCCTCCGACAGCCGTCTGCGCGTGGCCGCCAAGCGGTTGGTCCCGATGGATCGACGCAGCCAGGCGCGGATGGCGGTCACCAACGCCGTCCGTCCGCTCGAACGTCGCAAGGCCGCCCGGATCGAGGCCACCACCCCGCGCCTGCGTCTCCACCTGGGGTCTGGCGGAGAGCACAAGGAGGGCTGGATCAACGTCGACTGCGTCGGCGACCCGGTCGAGCTCGCCTGGAACCTGGCGCACGGCATCCCCTTCGGTGACGCCTCAGCCGAGGCGATCTTCCACGAGCACCTCTTCGAGCACATCCCGCTGCGCGCTGGCGTGGGCCTGATGGACGAGTGCTTCCGTGTGCTGAAGCCCGGAGGGATCCTCCGGGTGGGCGTGCCCGACGCCGGAGCACTGATCCGTTCCTACGTGGGTGACGGGGAGTACGTCGACGCCCTGCACCCCGGACGCCCGACCGGGCTGATCGCCGTGCAGGAGCTCTTCTACTGGCACGAGCACGTCACCATGTTCGACGACGAGACGTTGGCCATGGTCTTCCGTGCCGGAGGCTTCCCCGACCCGGTACGCCGCAAGTACGGCGACACGGACCTCGAGTGGGTGCCCGACACCGACACCCGTGCCTCGCAGACGCTCTACATGGAGGCGCGCAAGCCGCTCGGCTGA
- a CDS encoding acyltransferase, with the protein MRELRGPRRIAAESVFALRRAWYRVRFPGLTVGKDVRFVGRIRVRGGTKVVLGDRVRVRKLVRINGGGVVHVGPDTLLNGCWIMASTSVEIGARSLVSDAGILDTDYHNLDPERRHDPPTDRTRAPVVLGENVWLGSASMVLKGSTIGRDSVVAAGAVVRGEVPPRVVVSGNPATVVKKFADGPVTHRAEPHANEPQPSEPHRTDAPDTKDGTHG; encoded by the coding sequence ATGAGGGAGCTGCGGGGGCCGCGAAGGATCGCGGCCGAGTCAGTCTTCGCCCTCCGTCGCGCCTGGTACCGCGTGCGGTTCCCGGGGCTGACGGTCGGCAAGGACGTGCGGTTCGTCGGACGGATCCGGGTGCGGGGAGGCACGAAGGTCGTCCTCGGCGACCGCGTGAGGGTCCGGAAGCTCGTCCGGATCAACGGCGGTGGCGTGGTCCACGTCGGCCCCGACACGCTCCTCAACGGATGTTGGATCATGGCGTCCACCTCGGTGGAGATCGGAGCCAGGTCCTTGGTGTCGGACGCCGGGATCCTCGACACCGACTACCACAACCTGGACCCCGAGCGGCGGCACGATCCGCCGACCGACCGCACCCGGGCACCGGTCGTGCTTGGCGAGAACGTCTGGCTCGGGTCGGCCTCGATGGTCCTGAAGGGGTCCACCATCGGGCGGGACAGCGTCGTCGCCGCCGGCGCCGTCGTCCGGGGCGAGGTGCCCCCTCGGGTGGTCGTCTCGGGCAACCCGGCCACCGTGGTGAAGAAGTTCGCCGACGGGCCGGTGACCCACCGTGCCGAGCCACACGCCAATGAGCCACAGCCCAGCGAGCCACACAGGACCGATGCACCCGACACGAAGGATGGAACCCATGGATGA